The Microbacterium sp. zg-Y1090 sequence GCGGCCTCGCCCCAGGCGTCGCGCAGTGCGTCGGCGGTGAACCCCGCGGTGGCGAGGTCGGTGCCGAGAGCGCGGCAGAGGGCGGGATCCGGAGTGCAGGGCATCCCTTCATTCAACCCTGCTTCGGGCGGATCGCCCCGCCGTTCGGGAAGCTCGGAGGGCTCCCGGCCTAGAATCGGCTGATCGTGCGGTCATGAATCGCACCCGAACCGAAACCCGCCATGACCGACATCTCCGCATCGCGCCGCCCGTGGCATGCCGCACTGCTGACCGCGCTGCTGGTCGTGCTGACGCTGGCGCCCGGGCTCACCGCCGGCGCGACGACGGAGGATTCGGATGAGACGCGCGGCACCGCTGCGCTGCACCTGACCCTGTCACCGGTGGGCAACGGGGTCGTGCGGCCCGGTGACGCGCTCTCGGTGTCGGTGACCATCTCGAACGAGAGCCCCCTCGACACCCCGCCCGCCGACATCGGCCTGGAGCTCGGCGCGACGCCGCTGGCGGACCGTGCGGCGCTGGCGTCGTGGCTGGGCGGCGACGGCAGCGGCTACGACCTGACCGCCGTCGGCTCGGCCGTCTCCGATCCGGTGGATGCCGGCGGCCGCGGCACCACCGGCATCCTCGTCGCCGCCGACGATCCGCAACTGGCCGGCCGGGCCCCCGGCGTGTACCCGCTGCGGGCCACCGCGACGAACGCGACGGGAACCCTGGTGTCCACGAGCGTCATGGTCGTGCCCGACGACGCCGCCGGCGGCGCCGGTGTGGGCGTGGTGGTGCCCATCACCGCGCCGGCGACCGAAAGCGGGCTGCTCACGGCCGATGACCTGCTCGCCCTCACCGCACCCGACGGCGAACTGACCGCTCAGCTCGAGGCGGTCGCCGGCAGCAGCGCCATCCTCGCGATCGACCCCGCCGTGCCCGCCGCGGTGCGTGCCCTCGGTTCCAGCGCTCCCCCCGCGGTGACGCGGTGGCTGCAGCGGCTCGAGGAGCTGCCCAACGACCGGTTCGCCCTGCAGTTCGGCGACGCGGACATCGCCGCCCAACTCGACGCCGGCCTGCCCGCGCCCCTGCAGCCCACCACACTGCAGCCCTACCTGGCCGCGGCGGACTTCGTGCCGGCTGCCACTCCTGGCCAGACGCCGACACCGACTCCCACGCCCACCCCCACCGAGGCGGTGGTCCCCGCGCCCGCGCGCGTCTCCCCCGGAGCGACGACGCCGGGAGCGGCCGCTTCCCCCGAGGAGACGGCCACCCCCACGCCCACCCCCACTCCGACGCCCGAGCCCACACCGACCCCCGAACCCGAGCCCGGACAGCCGGTGTATCCGACGCTCGAGGAACTGCTGTCGGTCGACGCGACGCGCGACAACGTGTTCTGGCCCTTCGGCGGCACCGCCGGGGCGGGCGTCGTCGACGCGC is a genomic window containing:
- a CDS encoding DUF6049 family protein — translated: MTDISASRRPWHAALLTALLVVLTLAPGLTAGATTEDSDETRGTAALHLTLSPVGNGVVRPGDALSVSVTISNESPLDTPPADIGLELGATPLADRAALASWLGGDGSGYDLTAVGSAVSDPVDAGGRGTTGILVAADDPQLAGRAPGVYPLRATATNATGTLVSTSVMVVPDDAAGGAGVGVVVPITAPATESGLLTADDLLALTAPDGELTAQLEAVAGSSAILAIDPAVPAAVRALGSSAPPAVTRWLQRLEELPNDRFALQFGDADIAAQLDAGLPAPLQPTTLQPYLAAADFVPAATPGQTPTPTPTPTPTEAVVPAPARVSPGATTPGAAASPEETATPTPTPTPTPEPTPTPEPEPGQPVYPTLEELLSVDATRDNVFWPFGGTAGAGVVDALGALRGDADDTASLTLVPSATTAQGARTATVPARGSAGAASVLVYDSAISAALRAASLRDETTLRGAALAEATAHLSFALRETGGKPLLVTLDRADGRSRVGLSTALATVGAAPGATPVRLDALVAAEPTAVSIAEATADEARVAAVTELQAEEASLVAFSTVLTDATVLTAPERAEVLQLLGGGWLSDAEAWRQALVAHREATAATLGAVSIPQLTDINLVGKNVPLRIWVRNSLPWPVDVMLIAQPGDARILVQRGTPVQAEPNSNTRVEIPVEAHVGNGEVDIRFELLSPTGVPIGQPQNATVMVRADWEIIGIGALVTVVGGLLTIGLIRTVRRRRAGTAEDDVEKDATADMDAADVSKTAGDDPQSGAS